A region from the Pithys albifrons albifrons isolate INPA30051 chromosome Z, PitAlb_v1, whole genome shotgun sequence genome encodes:
- the TMEM215 gene encoding transmembrane protein 215, whose protein sequence is MARTLRPDDINPRTGLVVALVSVFLVFGFMFTVSGIKGETLGDIPLLAIGPAICLPGIAAIALTRKTDGCTKWPENMRPCCKQVKDRDVVELLRTPSDLESGKGSCDELSKKAYQKDRRVLRGEENSVFVCTTTTITMGECNNSLIKKWKQEDISKYLETSHTEMPGNVLVGDGSTYSALEKKSSSLSRDSTACLDIEDNIFVAPKDSIIVCSYKDNSPYDRYCCYINPTEVNSDQETIV, encoded by the coding sequence ATGGCGCGAACCCTGAGACCCGACGACATCAACCCCCGGACGGGGCTGGTGGTGGCTCTGGTCAGCGTTTTCCTGGTGTTCGGTTTCATGTTCACCGTGTCTGGCATTAAAGGAGAGACCCTGGGAGATATCCCGCTGCTGGCCATAGGGCCGGCCATCTGTCTGCCGGGCATTGCCGCGATTGCCCTCACCAGAAAGACCGACGGCTGCACCAAATGGCCCGAGAACATGCGTCCGTGCTGTAAGCAAGTGAAGGACCGGGATGTCGTGGAGCTGCTAAGGACCCCCTCAGACTTGGAGTCTGGCAAGGGGAGTTGTGATGAACTGTCTAAGAAAGCATACCAGAAGGACAGGAGAGTGCTGCGGGGTGAGGAGAACTCTGTGTTCGTctgcaccaccaccaccatcaccatgGGAGAGTGCAACAACAGCCTCATCAAAAAGTGGAAGCAAGAGGACATTTCTAAATACCTGGAGACCTCTCACACAGAGATGCCGGGGAATGTGTTAGTGGGAGATGGCTCTACATACAGTGCCTTGGAGAAGAAGAGCTCTTCtctcagcagggacagcactgcttgcctTGACATTGAAGACAACATTTTTGTGGCTCCTAAAGACAGTATCATAGTCTGTTCTTACAAGGATAACAGCCCTTATGACAGATACTGTTGTTACATAAACCCTACTGAAGTCAACTCGGACCAGGAGACCATAGTGTGA